The nucleotide sequence GCTTGCTGCGCTCGGCAATGCGTTCGGGGTTGACGTGGCGCAGCAGCGCGGGGTCGTCTCCGCGAATGGCGAGCCGGGCGTACCCGTCCTCCACCATGTGCCCCGCTTCTTCGGCGACCCAGGCAGGCAAAAAGCCCACCGCTTCGTCGGAACCGTCCTCAAACAGCGCGAGGCCGAGGTGTTCGTCGTGGTAGTTCACCCGCACGTCGAGCGCCCCCGCTCGGTACGCGGCGCGGGCGACCAGACGCACCAGCGGCGCGGCGTCGAGTGGCGCGTTGACCAGCAGCTTGCCGCCTGCGGGCAGGTTGACGCCGACCTTGACCAGCAGTTCGGCGTAGCGGGCGAGGCGTTCGTCGAAAGAAGGGGAAGAAGTCATCTTCCGGACTCTACTCTGCCCGGCCCTTGGCCGCCCCGGAAACGGGAAGGCAGTTTGCCCCCTCCCCCGCGCCGTAGACTCGCCACAGCATGACCCAGCCCGCCCCGCCCGCCCCGCCTGCCCGCCCCGCCTGGACCCGCGCCGTGCCGCCGCTGCTGGCCGCCGCGCTGGTGGGGGTCTGGGCTGGGCGCTGCTGCGGCCCGCAGACCAGGCGGCGGGCGGGCCGCTGGTGGGCCAGACGGCGCCCGCGTTCCGGCTCGCCGGTCTGGACGGGCAACCGGTGGCGCTGGCCGACTACCGGGGCCGCCCGGTGGTGCTGAACTTCTGGGCGTCGTGGTGTGGCCCCTGCCGTGAGGAAGCGCCCCTGTTCGCCAAGCTCGCCGCCCGCCCGGACGCGCCCGCGCTGGTCGGCATCCTGTTCAACGAAACCCGGCCACAGGACGCCCGCGACTTCGCCCGGCAGTACGGCCTGACGTACCCCAACCTCCAGGACCCCGGCGTGGCAACGGCCATCGCCTATCAGGTCACGGGGATTCCGCGCACCGTCTTTATCGACGCGCAGGGGGTGGTGCGCCACATCGACCAGGGCGGGCTGGACACGGCGCGGTTCAATGCCGGACTCGCCAAAATCGGTGTGCCGGGGCTGTGAGGGTGTGAGGGCGCCGGGGTGGTAGGGGTCTGGGCGTGACGGGCCAGGGGGAGACGGGCCAGGGTCTGAGCTATGCCCAGGGCGACCTGGACGCGGCCTCGGCGCTGCGGCGGGAAGTGGCGCGGGACCTCAAAGAGCGCGGCGAGGACCTGTGGTCCGCAGAGAGCCTGACGCCCGAGCGTCTGGAGCGGCACTCTCCCCGCGAGAGCTGGCGGGTGGCCCGGCAGGGCGGCGAGGTGGTCGGCACCTACGCGCTGCTCATGACCGACCCCTTCTTCTGGCCCGACGACCCGCCCGGCGAGGCGGCGTACCTGCACAAGCTGGGTGTCCATCCCGCGTGGCAGGGCCAGGGCCTTTCGCGCACGCTGCTCGACCATGCGGCGGCGGAGGCCCGCGCCCTGGGCCGGAGCTTTCTGCGGCTCGACACGGCGGCGGCGCGGCCCCGGTTGCGGGCGCTGTACGCGGCGGCGGGCTTCCGGGAAGTGGACGTGGTGCAGGCCGGTCCCTGGCTCGTCGCCCGGTTCGAGCGGCGGCTGGGGCCGTGAAGCGCGGAGCACCGGGCGGGCGCTGGGCCGTGCGGGGAGCGGGCCTCCTCCTCGCCGGGGCGCTGCTGCCGCAGGTGCTGGTGCCGCTGTCGGCGCGGGGGCGGCTGTTTGCCCGCCCGGAAGACCTCCCGGCAAGGCAGGTCGGGCTGGTGCTGGGCACGAGTGACGTGCTGGCGAGCGGGCGCCCGAACCGCTACTACCTCTACCGCATAGACGCCGCCGAAGCTGCGTACCGGGCAGGCAAGGTGCAGGTGCTGCTGCTCAGCGGCGAGGGGCGCAGCGACGGCTACGACGAGCCGGGGGCCATGTACCGCGACCTGACCGCACGCGGCGTACCCGGCGAGCGGCTGCTGCTCGACCGCTCGGGCCTGCGGACCCTCGACAGCGTGGCCCGCGCCGACGAGGTGTTCGGGCTGCGGGAATTCACCGTCATCAGCCAGCCGTTTCACAACCAGCGGGCCATGTTCCTGGCGCGGGCACGCGGCCTCGACGTCGTGGGCCTGAACGCCCGCGACGTGACTGGCCGCAGCGGCTTGAAGGTACAGCGGCGCGAAGTCCTGGCCCGCGTCCGGGCGGTGCTGGACGTGCTCAGGGGCGGCTGAAGGCGCAGCAGGGTCAGGGGTTCGGGCGCGGGGCGTCCACCTGCACGGTCACGGTTCCGTCGCTCCATTCCAGGGTCAGCCGCTCGCCTGCTTCTACGCCCGCTGCCCGCGTCACCGGCTGGCCCGCCGCGCTCCGCACCAGCGCGTAGCCCCGGGCCAGGGTGCGCTGCGGGGTCAGCCCCAGGGCCTGCCGCATCAGGGCGTCCACCTCGGCGTCGGCGGCGTCGAGGCGGCGCACCGCTCCCGTCCGTGCCCGGTCGCGTGCCCAGTCGGCGGCGGCCCTGGCCTCCACCAGCACGCGGGCGGCCTCGGCGCGAATGGTGCGGGCGGCCTCCTGCGCCTGCGCGGCGGCCTCCACCACCGTCCGGACGAGGTAAGCGGCGGCCTTGCTCGGCGTGTCGGTGCGGACGCAGGCCACCTCGTCGGGCAGGGTGTCGTCGCGGGCGTGGCCCAGACCCGTCACGACGGGCGCGGGAAAGGTCGCCAGGGCGCGGGCCAGCGGCAGGTCGTTGAGCCACGCGAGGTCGGTCACCGCGCCTCCGCCGCGAATCACGAACAGGGCGTCGAGCGGCTCCTGGTCGTGCAGTGCCCGCGCCGCCTGCACCGCCCGCAGCAGACTCGCGCCCGCCTCGCGGCCCTGAAACGTGGCTTCGAGGTAATGAAACTCCACCAGCCCGGCGGCTTCCAGCGGGTCGGTTTCGCGCCGGAAGTCGCCCAGGCCCGCCGCTTCCCGTGGGGCGATGACCGCCACCCGCGCAAAGTCGCCGGGCACGGGCAGCAGGCGGTTGAGGCCGTAGACCCCACTGGCGACCAGTTCGGCCCGCATCGCTTCGAGCCGCAGCGCCGCGTCGCCCAGGGTGTACTCGGGGGCGATGTCGAGCACGTTGAAAGAAAAGCCGTATTGCGGGTGAAACTCGGCGGTCCCGAACAGCAGCACCTTCAGCCCCGCGCCCAGCGCCGCGCCGCCCGTCGCCCCCCGGAATTTGGCCTCCAGCGCGAAGCGCTCGCGCGCCCACACCGTCGCCCGGCACTTGGCGACCTCGCCGCTCTCGCCCGCCTGCACGAGGTCGAGGTACAGGTGCCGCCGGTCGGTGAGCGACGCGATTTCGGCCCGCACCCACACGCCGCCGGGCACCCCCCGCGCGATGACCTGCCCCACGTAGTCGAGCAGTTCCGAGAGTTCCAGAAAGTGCTCGGGCGGGCGCGCCGCCTCCGCTCTCTTGCGCCCGGCGCGTTTTTTCTTCGCTGGCGACTTGGAATCGGTCACAGCCGCGCCCCCAGCAGCCGCCCGGCCACCGCCGCCGTCACTCCCAGGCCCACGCTGAGCGCCGCGTAGACGAGGGCCAGCCCGCCCTGGCCGCGCAGCAGCAGGGCGTCGAGTTCGCCAGCAAACGTGGAAAAGGTGGTGAACGCGCCCAGCACCCCGGTCCCGAAGGCGAGCCGCGCCGCGTCGGGCCACACGCCGCGCCCGACCAGACTGAGCGTGAGGCCCAGCAGGAAAGACCCCAGCACGTTGATGAGCAGCACCGCCACCGGAAACCCGCTGCGGGCCACCAGCGGCGCGAGCAGCAGCACCGTCGCCTGACGGCACACCGCTCCGGCGGCCCCGCCGAGCGCCACCCAGAGCCACAGGGAAAACGACATGAAAGGCAGGATAGTGCGCGTGGGGAGAGCTGCAGGCCTCAAATCGGCGCGTCCTCCATGAACTTCGGTTCGCGCTTTTCCCGTTTGGCGGCCAGCCCCTCGTGGATGTCGGGGCCGGTAAAGCCCAGGAATTCCAGCGCGAGTGAGGCGTCGAAGGTCGGTCCCATCGCCCGCAGCCAGTTGTTCAGGGCGTACTTGGTCCAGCGCACGGCGGTGGGGCTGCCGGCGGCCAGCTTGCGGGCCACCGCCCACGAACGGTCGAGCAGCTCCTCGTCGGGCACGCACAGGCTGACCAGCCCGATGCGCTCGGCTTCCTCGCCGCTCACGCTCTCGCCGGTCAGCAGGTGGTATTTGGCCTTGTTCAGCCCGCACAGTAGGGGCCAGATGATGGCCGCGTGGTCGCCCGCCGC is from Deinococcus wulumuqiensis R12 and encodes:
- a CDS encoding TlpA family protein disulfide reductase, encoding MGQTAPAFRLAGLDGQPVALADYRGRPVVLNFWASWCGPCREEAPLFAKLAARPDAPALVGILFNETRPQDARDFARQYGLTYPNLQDPGVATAIAYQVTGIPRTVFIDAQGVVRHIDQGGLDTARFNAGLAKIGVPGL
- a CDS encoding GNAT family N-acetyltransferase is translated as MTGQGETGQGLSYAQGDLDAASALRREVARDLKERGEDLWSAESLTPERLERHSPRESWRVARQGGEVVGTYALLMTDPFFWPDDPPGEAAYLHKLGVHPAWQGQGLSRTLLDHAAAEARALGRSFLRLDTAAARPRLRALYAAAGFREVDVVQAGPWLVARFERRLGP
- a CDS encoding SanA/YdcF family protein produces the protein MKRGAPGGRWAVRGAGLLLAGALLPQVLVPLSARGRLFARPEDLPARQVGLVLGTSDVLASGRPNRYYLYRIDAAEAAYRAGKVQVLLLSGEGRSDGYDEPGAMYRDLTARGVPGERLLLDRSGLRTLDSVARADEVFGLREFTVISQPFHNQRAMFLARARGLDVVGLNARDVTGRSGLKVQRREVLARVRAVLDVLRGG
- the xseA gene encoding exodeoxyribonuclease VII large subunit, producing the protein MTDSKSPAKKKRAGRKRAEAARPPEHFLELSELLDYVGQVIARGVPGGVWVRAEIASLTDRRHLYLDLVQAGESGEVAKCRATVWARERFALEAKFRGATGGAALGAGLKVLLFGTAEFHPQYGFSFNVLDIAPEYTLGDAALRLEAMRAELVASGVYGLNRLLPVPGDFARVAVIAPREAAGLGDFRRETDPLEAAGLVEFHYLEATFQGREAGASLLRAVQAARALHDQEPLDALFVIRGGGAVTDLAWLNDLPLARALATFPAPVVTGLGHARDDTLPDEVACVRTDTPSKAAAYLVRTVVEAAAQAQEAARTIRAEAARVLVEARAAADWARDRARTGAVRRLDAADAEVDALMRQALGLTPQRTLARGYALVRSAAGQPVTRAAGVEAGERLTLEWSDGTVTVQVDAPRPNP
- a CDS encoding fluoride efflux transporter FluC produces the protein MSFSLWLWVALGGAAGAVCRQATVLLLAPLVARSGFPVAVLLINVLGSFLLGLTLSLVGRGVWPDAARLAFGTGVLGAFTTFSTFAGELDALLLRGQGGLALVYAALSVGLGVTAAVAGRLLGARL